A region of the Falco peregrinus isolate bFalPer1 chromosome 19, bFalPer1.pri, whole genome shotgun sequence genome:
CTGGGTGCCACGCGCCGTCTCGGCCCAGTGCCCGCCGCTCCCGTGCGGGACAAGCCTGGTCCTGAGCCACCGCCGCGCCCgtgtccccatcccagccctcctgctgcccgTGCGTCCCTGCAAGCTGGAGCGGCAGGTGGAGAGCTGtatggcacggcatggcacggcatggcataGCATGGTATGGCACAGtgtggcatggcatggcatggcatggcacagcacagcacgacatggcacagcatggcatggcacagcatggcacagcacgaCATGGCatagcatggcatggcacagtgTGGCATGGtatggcatggcatggcacggcacagcacagGACtacatggcacagcacagcacgacatggcacagcacagcacggtgtggcatggcacagcacaacacagcacagcatgacacggcacagcatggcatggcacggcacagcatggcacaacGTGGTGGGGACTCTGTATGGGTGGTGATCCTGACCCGGGGGGATCAGGTGCTCGGTCCAGCTGCTAAGCagccacaaacacacaaaatgttccttttttgtgggtttttctctgttttcagggCCAGGCTCTGTGCGGGCAGGGGGGCacgggggcaggggggctgaTGGGGCTGGCTCAGTGCCTGGGGACACGGGCCTGGGGACATAGTTTGGGgacaggggctggggacacaaggctggggacaggagCTGGGGACACAGCTTTGGGGATATAGGTTGGGGACAGGGGCTGGGGACATAGATTGGGGGACCCGGGCTGGGGACCCGGGGACCCCGGCACTCTCCAGCCGAGCTGGGTGCGAGGCTCAGTGTGCCTatggcgggagggggggggaggcggcAGCCGGGTTCCCtggccagctccagcccccccacccGGGGTctccccgcccccagcccccgcccctcccgccggCAGCCCGCGCTCCGGGGGGCAGGACCGGCCCGGCGCATCCCGGCGCATCCCGGCGCATCCCGCCGTCCCGGCGGACCCGAAGGGGTTAAGGCGCAGCAGGTGCGCTCCCGTCCCTCCCAtcccgctcccctcccccggCTCCGGGATTTAAACCCGGGGCTGCGCACCCCGCCCCGGATCCGTCCTCCACAACCCGTCGTGCCCGTCCTGCCTGTCCTGCAACCGGCTCCTGCCGCGCCTCCCAGCCCTCTTGCAACCCTCTTGCAACCCTCTTGCAACCCTCTTGCAACCCTCTTGCAACCCTCTTGCAACCTCTTTGCAAGCCCCTTCCAACCTCCTTCCAGCCTCCTTCCAGCCTCCTTCCAACCTCCTTCCAGCCTTCCAACCCCCTTGCCCATCTTCCAACCTTCTCCCAACCTTCCGACCCCCTTGCCCACCTCCCAAGCTCCTtgcccacctcctccccactcACCATGTCTGTCACCATCACCAGGAAGACCGTGCGAAGCAGCTCGGCCGTACCCGGCCGTTCCTTCAGCTCCCACTCCTACACCGCAGGCCCTGCCGTGAGGATGAGTACGGCCTCAGCCATCGGTACCTACGGTGGGAGCCGCTACGGCGCTGGGTTGTACCGGGGTCCAGCTGTTGTGCCCGGGACAGGGGGTGGCATCACAGCCGTCAGTGTCAACCAGAGCCTCCTGACGCCCCTCAACCTGGAGATCGACCCCAGCATCCAGCGGGTGCgcaaggaggagaaggagcagaTCAAGACCCTCAACAACAAGTTTGCCTCCTTCATCGACAaggtggggctgggctggggtgagACCCCatggggagagggctgggacCACCCTTTGGAGCTCCTGAGCCCCTCAGGGACCTCCTGGCCCCTTCAGGCACATCCTGAGCCCCTTGGGGACATTGTGACCCCCCTCAGGGACCTCCTGAGCCCCTTGGGGACCTCCTGGCCCCTTCAGGCACATCCTGAGCCCCTTGGAGACATTGTGACACACTCGGAGAAGTCCTGACCCCCTCGGTGACATGCTGGCCCCCATGGGGACACCCAGACCCCCATGGGGACACCCTGACCCCTTTGGGCACATTTTGGACCCCCTTGGGGACCTTCTGGCCCTCCTGGGGACACCCAGACACCCTTGGAGACATCCTGACCCCTTTGGGCACATTTTGGACCCCCTTGGGGACCTCCTGGCCTCCCCTGGGGACACGcagctggctgtggggacacccggtcccctcccagggctggggacatgGCGGCTGAGCTGGCGGGCAGGGATCGGCGCCAGggcgggatggggggggggcattGTTGCTGTGGGGAGCAGCGGGGGGCCCCCCCCCGAGGAAGCAGCTAGCGCTGGGGTGGGCGCCCCCCTCCCAcggcacccagcaccctcctcctcctgcacccGCTTCCGCTGGGGCTGCGCTCCTTGCCCCGGCGCAGGCTGGCGGGAGGACGGGGGTCCCCTGGGGGTCCCCCCACGTTccagccagcaccccaggcTCGGACCCCAGGTGGCACGTGAGACCCCAGGCTTGTGCCCCAGAGCTACCCCAGGACTGCACCCAGGGCTCCCAGACTTACACCCCCCCACTCCAGAAGCATCCCAGACCCGGGTTGCACCCCGGGACCCCAGAATTTTGCCCAAGACCCCCTGGCTTGTGCTTGGGACCCCAGATTTGCCCCCTGCCGCCCCTCTCACCCTCTGCCCCTTGCAAACCAGCACGCAGGACTCCCCAGCCTTGCACCCAGGACTCCAGCCTTACACCTCTGCTCCAGTTTGCCCCCAGGACCCCAGATCTGCCCCCAGGACCCCAGATTTGTCCCCTGCCACCCCTCTCACCCACCTCAGCCTCTGCCCCTCGCACCCCAGCACCGAGCACCCACCTCCATGACCCACTCCATGTACCAGAGCCCACCCCCAGGGAGGGATCCATGGCAGGGACCCCCAGGGAGGGATCCAGAGGAGGGGGGGATGATGCTGACCCCCCCTGCTCCGGCAGGTCCGGTtcctggagcagcagaacaagATGCTGGAGACCAAGTGGAGCCTGCTGCAGACGCAGAAGACCACCCGCAGCAACATGAGCGGGCTCTTCGAGGCGTACATCAGCAGCCTGCGCCGCCAGCTCGAGGGCCTGGGCCAGGAGCGCCTGCGCCTGGAGGCCGAGCTGGGCAACATGCAGGGGCTGGTGGAGGAGTTCAAGAACAAGTCAgtccccccccggccccccgagCCCCAGCCCGGCTGCTCATGCCCCTCTGAGGGTGGCTGCTGTGGTGGGCGCGGGTGGGGATGTGTCACGGGCTCCCCCTGTGTTGTCCCCACCTGTGGGTGCTGTGTCCCACCGTGTCCCTGAGGTGCTGGTGGGTGGTTGGgggtgctgggatggggggggagCGTCCCCTCCGGCTGTCACTGCAGGGTAGGGGGGTTCTTGCGCTGCAGGGGGCACTCTGTTGGATGGGTCCCTGTGTCCTCATACCTACGTGTCCCCATGCCCCTgcatccctgtgtccccatatccccacatccctgcatccctgtgtccctgtgtccccataTCCCCAtgtccctgcatccctgggtCCCTATatccccatgtccccatgccCTTGCATCCCTGGGTCCCTATatccccatgtccccatgtccctgcaTCCCTGTGACTCCGTGTCCCCTATAGCCCTGTGTCCCCATATCTACATGTCCCCATGCCCTTgcatccctgtgtccccatACCCCATATCCAAATGTCCCTgcatccctgtgtccccatACCCCATATCCAcctgtccctgtgtccccatgtccctgcaCCCCAGTGTCCCCCACGCCTGGCTCCAagccctcccctcctctccaaGGTACGAAGAAGAGATCAACCACCGCACCGAGAAGGAAAATGAGTTTGTTCTGCTCAAAAAGGTGAGGGGGGTGCCCGGGTctgtggggggggtggggtgctggcggggccgggggggctgaCAGGCTGGTGCTGCCCCCCAGGACGTGGATGAAGCCTACATGAACAAGGTGGAGCTGGAGTCGCGGCTGGAGAGCTTGACCGACGAGATCAATTTCTTGAGACAGCTTTACGATGAGGTAGGGGGTCCCCtcctttgggggggggggggggcacacgtGCACCGAGTTGTGGGTGCTCAGCCCGGCCCCCCGCTCCTTGCCTGCAGGAGCTCCGGGAGCTGCAGTCCCAGATCTCCGACACCTCCGTTGTCCTCTCCATGGACAACAACCGCCGCCTGGACCTGGACGGGATCATCGCGGAGGTGAAGGCGCAGTACGAGGACATCGCCAACCGCAGCCGCGCCGAGGCTGAGAGCATGTACCAGATCAAGGTGAGCCACCGcagccttcctccttcctcctcctctccccggCTCGTACCCGCCACCCCGCCGGGtgagccccctccctgccccggagcaggcagctgctgtgtgggagaGATCCCAGCTCcgtgcagagccagcagcagctccggcagccctgcccgcagcaTCCCCCCCGGTGTGGGCACCTCCCGGCTCCTTGCTCCCCGGTTTTGGGGTGttgggggaaggggagctggtttttttgggggggatgcCCATCTGTCTGCATCCCACCTGCTCTACCGCCGCAGTATGAGGAGTTGAAGACGACGGCGGGGAAGCACGGCGACGACCTGCGCAACACCCGCAGCGAGATCAACGAGCTCAACAGGCTGATCCAGAGGATCCAGGCGGAGATCGAGGCGCTCAAGAACCAGGTCTGGGAATGGCCCCTGGGGTGGGAAAGCAGGGAGACgctgcccgctccccccgctcctcccctcctctgccagcaccccagTGGCCTCCCCGGGCTTTGAGCTTCCCCAGCCGCCTGTGGACCCCCGCAACCCCCACCCTTGGTAGTCCCAGATGGAAGGAGGGATCCATACGTTGGAGATGTGGAGGGCGTGGGCATAGCCTGTGtgtgggggatgctgggggggggggcaggagatgctgaggTGTGGGGGATGTTGTAGGGTGGGGGATACTGGGACGTGGGGGATGCTGGAGGGGGAGAGATGCTGGGGGTGTGGGAGGATGCTGGGAGCAAGGGATGCTGAGGGGCAGGGGGTTCTGGGGGCGTGAGGGATGATGGGGGggcctggggtgctgggggtgagGGATGCTGTGACATGGAAGATGCTGGGACGTGGGGAGTGCTGGGGCACAggggatgctggggcaggggggacccCCGCAGCCCCTTTTCCAGGTCACCCCCTGCCCCGTGGCTGTGCGTTGCAGCGAGCCAGCTTGGAGACCGCCATCGCGGAGGCGGAGGAGTGCGGGGAGCTGGCCCTGAAGGATGCCAAGGGGAAGCTggctgagctggaggcagctctgcagaaggcGAAGCAGGACATGGCCCGGCAGCTGCGCGAGTACCAGGAGCTGATGAACGTCAAGCTGGCCCTGGACATCGAGATCGCGACCTacaggaagctgctggagggCGAGGAGAGCAGGTGGGGGCTCCCCTGTCTCGCTGGCACCTGGAGGGGGTGACACGATGGGTCCCCCATCCCATATCTTGTATCCCACACCCTGCATCCTGGATCCCATGGGCACCCCATGTCCAGAAGGcatcctgctgcccacaggCATCCTGTGGGTATCCCACGTCCTGTGGGCATCCAATGGGCATCCTGCGTCCCACGGGCATCCCCCATCCCATGAGCATCCCCCATCCCATGGGCACCCCACATCCCATGGGCATCCCacagccccacccccccataTCTGCAGCTCAGGGCTGTGGCCATGACCATGAGGACCCCACGTCCCCCTGCTActgcctccccccagcctcAGGCCTGTCCCTTAGCCCCCACCCTGACACCCATCATGTCCCCCCCCACCCAAATCCCTCCCGGCAGGCTGGAGTCCGGCGTGCAGAACCTCAGCATCCACAGCAAGACGACGGGGTACTCGGGTAAGGTGGGGGGATGATGGGGACCCCTCCTCCTTGGGTGCTACCACTGGGTGCCATGATGCTCATGGCTGGTCCCTCTCCCCCAGCAGCTGGCTTCAGCGGGGGCTTCAGTGGGGGCTTCGGGGGAGGCTTCGGCACCTCCTTTGCCAGCTCTGGCTACGCCGTGCCCCCCCCGGTTCTGGAGAGCGCATCCCTCCCCAAGTCCCGCGCCATCGTCATCAAGAAGATCGAGACTCGTGACGGCAAGTTGGTGTCTGAGTCCTCCGACGTCCTGGCCAGCTGAGCCCCCTCTGCTGGGGGTCCCTCCGCCAGAGCCACGGGGTCTGGCCTGCAGATGGATGGGacccccgacccccccccccaccccccccccccccggcaaaGGGCAACCTGAGCCAGtgcccccccgggcccccccggGGGCTCCAATCCCCACCTTGTCCCCAACATCCCCCCTCCCTCCGTCCTGGCTCctccccccatgtccccatcggagctgggggagggggg
Encoded here:
- the KRT8 gene encoding keratin, type II cytoskeletal 8 isoform X2, giving the protein MSVTITRKTVRSSSAVPGRSFSSHSYTAGPAVRMSTASAIGTYGGSRYGAGLYRGPAVVPGTGGGITAVSVNQSLLTPLNLEIDPSIQRVRKEEKEQIKTLNNKFASFIDKVRFLEQQNKMLETKWSLLQTQKTTRSNMSGLFEAYISSLRRQLEGLGQERLRLEAELGNMQGLVEEFKNKYEEEINHRTEKENEFVLLKKDVDEAYMNKVELESRLESLTDEINFLRQLYDEELRELQSQISDTSVVLSMDNNRRLDLDGIIAEVKAQYEDIANRSRAEAESMYQIKYEELKTTAGKHGDDLRNTRSEINELNRLIQRIQAEIEALKNQRASLETAIAEAEECGELALKDAKGKLAELEAALQKAKQDMARQLREYQELMNVKLALDIEIATYRKLLEGEESRLESGVQNLSIHSKTTGYSAGFSGGFSGGFGGGFGTSFASSGYAVPPPVLESASLPKSRAIVIKKIETRDGKLVSESSDVLAS
- the KRT8 gene encoding keratin, type II cytoskeletal 8 isoform X1 encodes the protein MSVTITRKTVRSSSAVPGRSFSSHSYTAGPAVRMSTASAIGTYGGSRYGAGLYRGPAVVPGTGGGITAVSVNQSLLTPLNLEIDPSIQRVRKEEKEQIKTLNNKFASFIDKVRFLEQQNKMLETKWSLLQTQKTTRSNMSGLFEAYISSLRRQLEGLGQERLRLEAELGNMQGLVEEFKNKYEEEINHRTEKENEFVLLKKDVDEAYMNKVELESRLESLTDEINFLRQLYDEELRELQSQISDTSVVLSMDNNRRLDLDGIIAEVKAQYEDIANRSRAEAESMYQIKYEELKTTAGKHGDDLRNTRSEINELNRLIQRIQAEIEALKNQRASLETAIAEAEECGELALKDAKGKLAELEAALQKAKQDMARQLREYQELMNVKLALDIEIATYRKLLEGEESRLESGVQNLSIHSKTTGYSAAGFSGGFSGGFGGGFGTSFASSGYAVPPPVLESASLPKSRAIVIKKIETRDGKLVSESSDVLAS